A genomic window from Sphingobacterium spiritivorum includes:
- a CDS encoding superoxide dismutase, whose translation MAYQLPALPYSYDALEPFIDKATMEIHHDRHHQAYVDNLNKALEGQTNPESLTALLENISNYSPALRNNAGGHYNHELFWNILSPSPQTQPQGALADAILANWGSLDNFKEQFGQLAMTRFGSGWAWLYVKYNGSIAICSTPNQDNPLMDINITDRGFPIMGIDVWEHAYYLKYQNKRADYLAAFWSILDWEAVSRNYNTIQNRQS comes from the coding sequence ATGGCTTATCAATTACCGGCTCTGCCTTACTCATACGATGCATTAGAACCTTTCATCGACAAGGCAACCATGGAAATCCACCACGACAGACATCATCAGGCATATGTAGACAACCTGAATAAAGCTCTTGAAGGTCAGACTAATCCCGAATCTTTAACAGCTTTACTGGAAAATATAAGTAATTATTCTCCTGCATTGCGTAATAATGCCGGCGGGCATTACAATCATGAATTATTCTGGAATATTCTTTCTCCTTCGCCACAGACACAACCACAGGGAGCACTTGCAGATGCCATTCTGGCTAATTGGGGTTCATTAGACAATTTCAAGGAGCAGTTTGGCCAGCTTGCAATGACACGATTCGGCTCCGGCTGGGCCTGGCTGTATGTCAAATATAATGGCAGTATTGCGATATGTTCTACTCCTAATCAGGACAATCCGCTCATGGACATCAATATTACAGACAGGGGATTCCCGATAATGGGGATAGATGTATGGGAGCATGCTTACTACCTGAAATATCAAAACAAAAGAGCTGATTATCTGGCTGCTTTCTGGAGTATATTAGACTGGGAGGCTGTATCCCGCAACTATAATACTATACAGAACAGACAATCATGA
- a CDS encoding DUF2480 family protein, which produces MTGSIVNKVQQSGIIGLDLMDYAPQVSFVQLDIKDMLYMGMMLREKEFREKLQQLDFSLFEGKAVTIMCSSDAIVPQWAYMLLTTLLRPHAFSLSFGEQDHHYQSLWINAITAADFTHLKGTKVAVRNDIRVPEGIYMAVTSRLLPLVSGLMYGEVGMPKVIYKK; this is translated from the coding sequence ATGACAGGATCAATTGTGAACAAGGTACAGCAGTCAGGTATCATCGGTCTTGACCTCATGGATTATGCACCGCAGGTATCTTTTGTGCAACTGGACATCAAAGATATGCTGTATATGGGTATGATGCTCAGGGAGAAGGAATTCAGGGAGAAACTGCAGCAGCTCGATTTTTCCTTGTTCGAAGGCAAGGCGGTCACTATTATGTGTTCCTCTGACGCAATTGTTCCTCAGTGGGCATACATGCTGCTGACAACTTTACTTCGTCCCCATGCATTCAGCTTATCCTTTGGAGAACAGGATCATCATTATCAATCACTTTGGATAAACGCGATTACAGCAGCTGACTTTACACATCTCAAAGGGACAAAAGTAGCTGTCCGCAATGATATCCGGGTACCTGAAGGAATCTATATGGCTGTTACGTCCCGGTTATTACCACTGGTATCCGGACTTATGTACGGAGAGGTGGGAATGCCAAAAGTTATTTACAAGAAATAA